The following are encoded together in the Streptomyces sp. NBC_01465 genome:
- a CDS encoding DNA glycosylase AlkZ-like family protein — translation MTEHLRAWWSHRQGLDGSLRGAAPDEVLARTGWARSVGGSGPYLGLYARCGAGREAVDAAVAALEVHELPSARGCTYVLPAGDFALGLTVGAGAPEGEIRAAEKHLGVRPAEVEELCEAVTAALGDEPLLPAAIRDAAGDAVRNLGDAGKKRGLTTTLPLALGRLQARGEIRRVPVNGRLDQQRYGYVRWGLDLGGLGEAEARAELARRYFDWAAPASLAHFRWFSGFTAAVAKAAVAGLDLVELEGGLLMPGALREEFEAYARPKKPQYALLAGIDGIHLLHRELGRLLDASDAERTFLKRSLGGLADAPAHMIVDRGRLVGLWEYDVEAAEIVWQSYVTPDAALRKAVAATEAFVRDELGDARSFSLDSPKSRAPRVAELRAGPG, via the coding sequence ATGGGCGAGGTCGGTCGGGGGTTCGGGCCCTTATCTCGGGCTGTACGCGCGGTGCGGCGCGGGCCGGGAGGCGGTGGACGCGGCGGTGGCGGCGCTGGAGGTGCACGAGCTGCCGTCCGCGCGCGGATGTACGTATGTGCTGCCGGCCGGGGACTTCGCGCTGGGGCTGACGGTGGGGGCGGGGGCGCCGGAGGGGGAGATCAGGGCGGCGGAGAAGCATCTGGGGGTGCGGCCGGCCGAGGTCGAGGAGCTGTGCGAGGCGGTGACGGCGGCGCTGGGCGACGAGCCCCTGCTCCCCGCCGCGATCCGGGACGCGGCCGGTGACGCCGTACGGAATCTGGGTGACGCGGGCAAGAAGCGCGGCCTCACGACGACGCTGCCCCTGGCGCTGGGCCGGCTCCAGGCGCGGGGCGAGATCCGCCGCGTACCGGTGAACGGGCGACTGGACCAGCAGCGGTACGGATACGTCCGGTGGGGCCTTGACCTGGGCGGACTGGGGGAGGCGGAGGCGCGGGCGGAGCTGGCGCGACGCTACTTCGACTGGGCGGCGCCTGCGTCGCTCGCCCACTTCCGCTGGTTCAGCGGATTCACGGCGGCGGTGGCGAAGGCGGCGGTGGCGGGTCTTGACCTGGTGGAACTGGAGGGCGGGCTGCTGATGCCGGGGGCTCTACGGGAGGAGTTCGAGGCGTACGCGCGCCCGAAGAAGCCGCAGTACGCGCTGCTGGCGGGGATCGACGGGATCCACCTGCTGCACCGGGAACTGGGCCGGCTGCTCGATGCGTCGGACGCCGAACGGACCTTCCTGAAACGGTCGTTGGGCGGTCTGGCGGACGCCCCCGCGCACATGATCGTGGACCGGGGCCGGCTCGTGGGGCTGTGGGAGTACGACGTGGAGGCGGCGGAGATCGTGTGGCAGTCGTACGTCACGCCGGACGCGGCCCTGCGCAAGGCGGTGGCGGCGACGGAGGCTTTCGTACGGGACGAACTGGGCGATGCCAGGAGCTTCAGCCTGGACTCGCCCAAGAGCCGCGCGCCGAGGGTCGCCGAACTGCGGGCTGGGCCCGGCTAG
- a CDS encoding enoyl-CoA hydratase/isomerase family protein, which translates to MSILVQQFKETGVAVVTIDRPHKLNAIDLTTASELTAIWRQFRFDDTVRAIVLTGAGEKAFCTGIDRGAEVPQPPSPYTIDDPLLTIGPKSQDLWKPVIAAVRGMACGGAFYLLGESEFIVAGEGATFFDPHTTYGMVSAYEAMYMAQRMPFGEAARMSLMGTAERVSAKRAYEVGLVSELTPDGEEEQAAVRCAETIASYPTEAVQGTVRALWAAKSATRAAAVAQAPLLIGLGNAPASEQAGLFGGRGREFRVR; encoded by the coding sequence ATGAGCATCCTGGTCCAGCAGTTCAAGGAGACGGGCGTGGCGGTGGTCACGATCGACCGCCCGCACAAACTGAACGCGATCGACCTGACGACGGCGAGTGAACTGACCGCGATCTGGCGGCAGTTCAGATTCGACGACACGGTGCGGGCGATCGTGCTGACGGGCGCGGGCGAGAAGGCGTTCTGCACGGGGATCGACCGGGGCGCGGAGGTGCCGCAGCCGCCGTCGCCGTACACGATCGACGATCCGCTGCTGACGATCGGCCCGAAGTCACAGGACCTGTGGAAGCCGGTGATCGCGGCGGTGCGGGGGATGGCGTGCGGAGGAGCCTTCTACCTGCTGGGAGAGTCGGAGTTCATCGTGGCGGGTGAGGGGGCGACCTTCTTCGACCCGCATACGACGTACGGAATGGTCAGCGCATACGAGGCGATGTACATGGCCCAGCGGATGCCGTTCGGGGAGGCGGCGAGGATGTCGCTGATGGGGACGGCGGAGAGGGTGTCGGCGAAGCGGGCGTACGAGGTGGGCCTGGTGAGCGAGCTGACCCCGGACGGCGAGGAGGAGCAGGCGGCGGTGCGCTGCGCGGAGACGATCGCGTCGTACCCGACGGAGGCGGTCCAGGGGACGGTACGGGCGCTGTGGGCGGCCAAGTCGGCGACGAGGGCGGCGGCGGTGGCGCAGGCCCCGCTCCTGATAGGCCTGGGCAACGCCCCGGCTTCGGAACAGGCGGGGCTGTTCGGGGGGAGGGGACGGGAGTTCAGGGTGCGGTAG
- a CDS encoding Zn-ribbon domain-containing OB-fold protein has product MLKPVTDDDGAPFWEYAAQGELRVQECGECEELRFPPRPCCPKCQSFESGWRLMSGRARIWSYVFPHPPLLPEYAEQAPYNAVVVELADAPQIRLVGNVVAEAGARLDSVDPSKLKIGARVQVAFAEVEGMTVPQWLLERS; this is encoded by the coding sequence ATGCTGAAGCCGGTAACCGACGACGACGGCGCCCCCTTCTGGGAGTACGCGGCCCAGGGCGAACTCCGTGTGCAGGAGTGCGGCGAGTGCGAGGAGCTCCGCTTCCCGCCGCGCCCCTGCTGCCCCAAGTGCCAGTCCTTCGAGAGCGGTTGGCGCCTGATGAGCGGCCGGGCCCGCATCTGGTCGTACGTCTTCCCGCACCCGCCGCTGCTCCCCGAGTACGCGGAACAGGCCCCGTACAACGCGGTGGTGGTGGAACTGGCGGACGCTCCGCAGATCCGCCTGGTGGGCAATGTGGTCGCGGAGGCGGGTGCGCGGCTCGACTCGGTGGACCCGTCGAAGCTGAAGATCGGGGCGCGGGTGCAGGTGGCGTTCGCGGAGGTGGAGGGAATGACCGTTCCGCAGTGGCTGCTGGAGCGGTCATGA
- a CDS encoding lipid-transfer protein, with product MATLKDATAIVGIGQTPFAKHLPESEKALACRAILAALEDAGIAPSEVDAFASYTMEETDEVEVAKAIGAGDVTFFSKIGYGGGGSCATVGHLASAIATGQASVGIAWRSRKRGSGPRPWKNTAVQLPTPGQWTRPFGLLRPADEIGMLARRYMHEYGATRDHLFNVALACRNRANQNPAAMMYERPMTRDSYMTSRWISDPLCLFDNCLETDGALACVIVSAERARDCRQKPVYVHSAAQGLPSQHHGMVNYWNDDPLTGPAWTAARHLWKQADFGPQDVDVAQIYDAFTPLIPLSLEGYGFCDRGEGASFTEGGALEIGGRLPINTSGGGLSEAYVHGFNLITEGVKQLRGVSTAQVPDASTCLVTAGEGVPTSAILLRS from the coding sequence ATGGCGACCCTCAAGGATGCGACAGCAATAGTCGGGATAGGCCAGACCCCCTTCGCGAAACACCTCCCCGAGTCGGAGAAGGCCCTTGCCTGCAGGGCGATCCTCGCCGCTCTGGAGGACGCGGGGATCGCGCCTTCGGAGGTGGATGCGTTCGCCTCGTACACCATGGAGGAGACCGACGAGGTCGAGGTCGCGAAGGCGATCGGGGCCGGTGACGTGACCTTCTTCTCCAAGATCGGGTACGGGGGCGGCGGTTCGTGCGCGACCGTCGGACATCTGGCGTCGGCGATCGCGACGGGGCAGGCGAGCGTGGGGATCGCATGGCGCTCGCGGAAACGGGGCAGTGGCCCAAGGCCCTGGAAGAACACGGCAGTTCAGCTGCCGACACCCGGCCAGTGGACGCGCCCCTTCGGGCTGCTGCGCCCGGCCGACGAGATCGGGATGCTGGCGCGCCGCTACATGCACGAGTACGGGGCGACCCGCGACCACCTCTTCAACGTCGCGCTCGCCTGCCGCAACCGGGCCAACCAGAATCCGGCCGCGATGATGTACGAGCGCCCCATGACGCGCGACAGCTATATGACCTCGCGCTGGATCAGCGACCCGCTCTGCCTCTTCGACAACTGCCTTGAGACCGACGGGGCGTTGGCGTGCGTGATCGTGTCGGCGGAACGGGCGCGCGACTGCCGCCAGAAGCCGGTGTACGTCCACTCGGCGGCGCAGGGCCTGCCATCGCAGCACCACGGGATGGTCAACTACTGGAACGACGACCCGCTGACCGGCCCCGCCTGGACGGCGGCCCGACACCTGTGGAAACAGGCGGACTTCGGCCCGCAGGACGTCGACGTGGCGCAGATCTACGACGCGTTCACCCCGCTGATCCCCTTGTCGTTGGAGGGCTACGGCTTCTGCGACAGGGGCGAGGGCGCCTCCTTCACGGAAGGCGGCGCGCTGGAGATCGGCGGCCGGCTACCGATCAACACGAGCGGCGGCGGCCTGAGCGAGGCGTACGTCCACGGCTTCAACCTCATCACCGAGGGCGTGAAGCAGCTGCGCGGAGTCTCCACGGCGCAGGTCCCCGACGCCTCGACCTGCCTGGTCACGGCCGGTGAAGGCGTCCCCACATCCGCAATCCTCCTGAGGAGCTGA
- a CDS encoding FadD3 family acyl-CoA ligase: MRGDLQWGTIPGLVRYAVERYGEREAVVEGRTRITYAELGDRVERAAAACMASGVEPGDRVAIWAPNTLDWIVSALGAVTAGAVLVPLNTRFKGAEAAFVLQQSRARLLFVTGTFLGTSYVASLRRATAEGPGTGPLPGLPHLEDVVVLADDAPENFRTWKDFLATGDKVTADDVRDRTEAVDTSHPSDIIFTSGTTGHPKGAVITHAQTLRGYEIWSDLAGLREGDRYLIINPFFHTFGYKAGIIACLMRGATMVPQPVFNVDTALANIAAERISVLPGPPTLHQSLLDHPNRSAHDLTALRLVVTGAAVVPLQLVERLRTELHIDTVLTAYGLSEASGIVSMCRRGDPADVIASTSGRAIPDTEVRVEAETGKPGEVLVRGFNVMQEYFEDPVETAKAITGDGWLRTGDVGVLDEAGNLRITDRIKDMFIVGGFNAYPAEIEQLLGLHPDVADVAVIGVPDPRLGEVGRAYAVRRPGSTLTSDDLIAWSRREMANYKVPRDVEFVTELPRNASGKVTKAVLRDRVGG; this comes from the coding sequence ATGCGCGGTGACTTGCAATGGGGAACCATCCCCGGGCTGGTCCGGTACGCCGTCGAACGCTACGGAGAGCGGGAGGCGGTCGTCGAAGGACGTACCCGCATCACCTACGCGGAACTCGGCGACCGCGTCGAACGCGCGGCCGCGGCCTGCATGGCCTCCGGCGTCGAACCGGGCGACCGGGTCGCGATCTGGGCCCCCAACACCCTCGACTGGATCGTCTCCGCCCTCGGCGCCGTGACGGCGGGCGCGGTCCTGGTCCCCCTCAACACACGCTTCAAGGGCGCGGAGGCGGCGTTCGTACTGCAGCAGAGCCGGGCCAGGCTGCTCTTCGTCACGGGCACTTTCCTCGGGACGTCGTACGTGGCCTCCCTGCGCCGCGCGACCGCCGAAGGACCCGGCACAGGACCGCTCCCCGGGCTTCCGCACCTGGAGGACGTGGTCGTCCTCGCCGACGACGCCCCCGAGAACTTCCGTACGTGGAAGGACTTCCTGGCCACCGGCGACAAGGTCACCGCGGACGACGTCAGGGACCGCACCGAGGCCGTCGACACCTCGCACCCCTCCGACATCATCTTCACCTCGGGCACCACGGGCCACCCCAAGGGCGCGGTGATCACCCACGCCCAGACCCTGCGCGGCTACGAGATCTGGAGCGACCTCGCCGGCCTGCGCGAGGGCGACCGCTACCTGATCATCAACCCCTTCTTCCACACCTTCGGCTACAAGGCGGGCATCATCGCCTGCCTGATGCGCGGCGCGACGATGGTCCCGCAGCCCGTCTTCAACGTGGACACGGCCCTCGCCAACATCGCCGCCGAACGCATCTCGGTCCTCCCGGGCCCGCCCACCCTCCACCAGTCGCTCCTGGACCATCCGAACCGTTCCGCCCACGACCTCACCGCCCTGCGCCTGGTCGTGACGGGTGCGGCGGTTGTCCCCCTCCAGCTCGTCGAGCGCCTCCGCACGGAGCTGCACATCGACACGGTCCTCACCGCGTACGGCCTCTCGGAAGCCTCCGGCATCGTCTCGATGTGCCGCCGCGGCGACCCGGCGGACGTCATCGCCTCGACGTCGGGGCGCGCGATCCCGGACACGGAGGTGCGGGTGGAGGCGGAGACGGGGAAGCCGGGGGAGGTGCTCGTCCGCGGATTCAACGTCATGCAGGAGTACTTCGAGGATCCCGTCGAGACCGCGAAGGCCATCACCGGGGACGGCTGGCTGCGGACGGGCGACGTGGGGGTGCTCGACGAGGCCGGCAATCTCCGGATCACCGACCGGATCAAGGACATGTTCATCGTCGGCGGCTTCAACGCCTACCCGGCGGAGATAGAGCAACTGCTCGGCCTGCACCCGGATGTGGCGGACGTGGCGGTGATCGGCGTACCGGATCCGCGGCTCGGCGAGGTCGGGCGGGCGTATGCCGTACGGCGTCCCGGCTCGACGCTCACCTCCGACGACCTGATCGCCTGGTCGCGGCGCGAGATGGCGAACTACAAGGTCCCCAGGGACGTCGAGTTCGTGACCGAGCTGCCGCGCAACGCGAGCGGCAAGGTCACGAAGGCGGTGCTGCGGGATCGCGTGGGCGGCTGA
- a CDS encoding AfsR/SARP family transcriptional regulator, with product MDRDSGPHVPKQRSPKQRSPEQRAPEQERSAGVRFSVLGPVRAWRDGEALPSGSPQQRALLTALLLRNGRTATASELIDAIWGDESPSQALAAVRTYASRLRKILGAGVLVSEAGGYAIRVASATLDLATAQELSAQAEKAAASGDRCTARDRINEALALWDGEPLASIPGPYAETQRARLEEWRLQLTETRLDMDLEVGCHAEAVSELTALTAAHPLRERLRELLMLALYRSGRQAEALAVYADTRRLLADELGVDPRPELARLQQRILQADDELAHPAEAPPAPAPTVVRPAQLPATVPDFTGRASFVTELGDRLATAEGRVMAVSAVAGIGGVGKTTLAVHVAHAARPHFPDGQLYVDLQGAGNTAADPEAVLGSFLRALGTADTAIPDSLDDRAALYRSTLDGRRILVLLDNARDAAQIRPLLPGTTGSAALVTSRARMVDLAGAHLVDLDVMSPEEALQLFTKIVGTERVNSERQAALDVVAACGFLPLAIRIAASRLAARRTWTVSVLAEKLADERRRLDELQAGDLAVKATFELGYGQLEPQQARAFRLLGLADGPDISLAAAAAALALPVQDAEDVLESLVDTSLLESAAPGRYRYHDLVRLYARACAERDEQPPVERQLALERLLDFYLSTASRVYAIERPGDRLVDHLEPTAYDGLTFTDRHDGQDWLYSEAVNLLACVRQAAGTHGVRKAVDLLWAAVDLAESGANSKEYESTATTVQGLAQAAGDSRAEGRALMVLSYSHQFTGRFDLADREAAQSLECAVNAQDPLTSCWSSNVRGVIALFQNRLPDGEEHLTRTLNSFRDCEDRPGEASALCNLSRIHLSLGRTDSAVTLAQQGADMYAAMGHTLRGANGRYALGLALTQAGQFDEAAEQLQEALDVFRDSRQRLWEGMALFRIAEVDIAAGKPTQAAANAESALSILRNIGGDWRRANVLSLLGRALDGIGQSLRAQVCWREALDVYEELGSDEAADVRALLKPPTMA from the coding sequence ATGGACCGTGACAGCGGGCCGCACGTACCTAAGCAGCGGAGTCCTAAGCAGCGGAGTCCGGAGCAGCGGGCTCCGGAGCAGGAGCGGAGCGCCGGTGTGCGCTTCAGCGTGCTCGGACCCGTCCGGGCCTGGCGCGACGGCGAAGCGCTGCCCTCGGGATCACCGCAGCAACGCGCCCTGCTCACCGCCCTCCTCCTGCGCAACGGCCGCACCGCGACCGCGTCCGAGCTGATCGACGCGATCTGGGGCGACGAGTCGCCCTCGCAGGCCCTGGCGGCGGTACGGACGTACGCCTCGCGCCTGCGCAAGATCCTCGGCGCCGGCGTCCTGGTCAGCGAGGCCGGCGGCTATGCGATCCGGGTCGCGTCGGCCACCCTGGACCTCGCGACCGCGCAGGAGCTCTCCGCGCAGGCCGAGAAGGCCGCCGCCTCCGGCGACCGCTGCACGGCCCGCGACCGGATCAACGAGGCGCTCGCCCTCTGGGACGGCGAACCGCTCGCTTCCATCCCGGGCCCGTACGCGGAGACGCAGCGCGCCCGCCTGGAGGAGTGGCGCCTCCAACTCACCGAGACGCGCCTCGACATGGACCTGGAGGTCGGCTGCCACGCGGAGGCCGTCTCCGAGCTGACCGCGCTGACCGCCGCCCACCCCCTGCGCGAACGCCTCCGCGAGCTCCTGATGCTCGCCCTCTACCGCAGCGGCCGCCAGGCCGAGGCGCTCGCCGTGTACGCGGACACCCGCCGCCTCCTCGCCGACGAGCTCGGCGTCGACCCCCGGCCCGAACTCGCCCGCCTCCAGCAGCGCATCCTGCAGGCCGACGACGAGCTGGCCCACCCGGCGGAGGCCCCGCCGGCACCGGCGCCAACGGTCGTACGACCGGCCCAACTCCCGGCAACCGTGCCGGACTTCACGGGCCGCGCAAGCTTCGTCACCGAACTCGGCGACCGTCTCGCCACCGCCGAGGGCCGCGTCATGGCGGTCAGCGCGGTCGCGGGCATCGGCGGCGTCGGCAAGACCACGCTCGCCGTCCATGTGGCCCACGCGGCCCGCCCCCACTTCCCCGACGGCCAGCTCTACGTCGACCTGCAGGGCGCCGGGAACACGGCCGCCGACCCGGAGGCCGTCCTTGGCTCCTTCCTCCGGGCGCTCGGCACCGCGGACACCGCGATCCCCGACTCCCTCGACGACCGCGCGGCCCTCTACCGCTCCACCCTCGACGGCCGCCGCATCCTCGTCCTGCTCGACAACGCCCGTGACGCGGCGCAGATCCGGCCGCTGCTGCCGGGGACGACGGGCTCGGCGGCGCTGGTCACGAGTCGTGCCCGTATGGTCGACCTGGCCGGCGCGCACCTCGTCGACCTGGACGTGATGTCCCCCGAGGAGGCGCTCCAGCTCTTCACGAAGATCGTCGGCACCGAGCGGGTCAACTCCGAACGCCAGGCGGCCCTGGACGTCGTCGCGGCCTGTGGCTTCCTCCCCCTCGCGATCCGTATCGCGGCATCGCGCCTCGCCGCCCGCCGCACCTGGACGGTCTCGGTCCTCGCGGAGAAGCTCGCGGACGAGCGGCGCAGGCTGGACGAGCTGCAGGCGGGCGACCTGGCGGTGAAGGCGACGTTCGAGCTGGGCTACGGCCAGCTGGAGCCGCAGCAGGCCCGCGCCTTCCGGCTGCTGGGCCTGGCCGACGGCCCGGACATCTCGCTCGCGGCGGCGGCCGCTGCCCTCGCCCTGCCCGTGCAGGACGCCGAGGACGTCCTGGAGTCCCTGGTGGACACCTCCCTGCTGGAGTCTGCGGCGCCAGGCCGCTACCGCTACCACGACCTGGTGCGCCTCTACGCGCGTGCATGCGCGGAGCGGGACGAACAACCGCCGGTGGAGCGCCAGTTGGCGCTGGAGCGGCTCCTCGACTTCTACCTCTCGACGGCTTCGCGCGTGTACGCGATCGAGCGCCCCGGCGACCGCCTGGTGGACCACCTGGAGCCGACCGCGTACGACGGCCTGACCTTCACGGACCGGCACGACGGCCAGGACTGGCTGTACTCGGAGGCGGTCAACCTGCTGGCATGCGTGCGGCAGGCGGCGGGAACACACGGCGTGCGCAAGGCTGTTGACCTGCTCTGGGCCGCCGTCGACCTGGCGGAGTCCGGGGCCAACTCCAAGGAGTACGAGTCGACCGCCACCACGGTCCAGGGCCTGGCGCAGGCCGCCGGGGACAGCCGGGCCGAAGGCCGCGCCCTGATGGTGCTCTCCTACTCCCACCAGTTCACCGGCCGCTTCGACCTCGCGGACCGCGAGGCCGCGCAGTCGCTGGAGTGCGCCGTGAACGCGCAGGACCCGCTGACCAGTTGCTGGTCCTCGAACGTCCGCGGAGTCATCGCCCTCTTCCAGAACCGGCTCCCGGACGGCGAGGAGCACCTCACCCGCACCCTCAACAGCTTCCGCGACTGCGAGGACCGCCCCGGCGAGGCGAGCGCCCTGTGCAACCTCTCGCGCATCCACCTCTCCCTCGGCCGTACGGACAGCGCGGTCACCCTCGCCCAGCAGGGCGCCGACATGTACGCCGCCATGGGGCACACCCTGCGGGGCGCCAACGGCCGCTACGCGCTGGGCCTGGCGCTCACCCAGGCCGGGCAGTTCGACGAGGCCGCGGAGCAGCTCCAGGAGGCCCTGGACGTCTTCCGGGACAGCCGCCAGCGCCTCTGGGAAGGCATGGCCCTGTTCCGTATCGCCGAGGTCGACATCGCTGCGGGGAAGCCGACACAGGCCGCCGCCAACGCCGAGTCGGCGCTGTCGATCCTGCGCAACATCGGCGGCGACTGGCGGCGCGCGAACGTGCTGTCGCTCCTGGGACGCGCCCTTGACGGGATCGGCCAGAGCCTGCGCGCACAGGTCTGCTGGCGCGAAGCGCTGGACGTGTACGAGGAGCTGGGCTCGGACGAGGCGGCCGACGTACGCGCCCTGCTGAAGCCGCCCACGATGGCGTGA
- a CDS encoding amidohydrolase family protein codes for METFPKIISVDDHTVEPPNVWRDRLPSKYKDIGPRIVRAPLKEMTFLGGKFAPVMGAKGDDGPVGDWWVYEDLHRPLTRLDTAVGYDRDEIRLEVITYEQMRPGSFSVPERLADMDVNHVQSALCFPTFPRFCGQTFTEAKDRELGLLGVRAYNDWMVDEWCGPLAQGRLIPLPLVPLWDAQLAAAEVRRNAARGVRAVAFSEIPPHLGLPSIHTDEWDPFLQACDETGTVIAMHIGSSSKMPSTSADAPPAVGSTITFANCCFSMVDWLMSGKFERFPNLKIMYAEGQIGWIPYILERADVVWEENRGWGGVADKVHRPPSELFTEHVYGCFFDDAFGLKNLDAIGVGNVLYETDYPHSDSTWPKSKEVGEAQMGHLSADVVDRIVRGNAIELLGLTADGLWAGPGSAV; via the coding sequence ATGGAGACCTTCCCGAAGATCATCTCGGTGGACGACCACACGGTTGAGCCCCCCAACGTCTGGCGGGACCGGCTCCCGTCCAAGTACAAGGACATCGGTCCGCGCATCGTCCGGGCCCCCCTGAAGGAAATGACCTTCCTGGGCGGCAAGTTCGCGCCGGTCATGGGCGCGAAGGGCGACGACGGACCGGTCGGCGACTGGTGGGTCTACGAGGACCTGCACCGGCCGCTCACGCGCCTGGACACGGCGGTGGGCTACGACCGGGACGAGATACGCCTCGAAGTCATCACGTACGAGCAGATGCGGCCGGGGTCGTTCTCGGTGCCCGAGCGCCTCGCCGACATGGACGTCAACCACGTCCAATCGGCGCTCTGCTTCCCGACCTTCCCGCGCTTCTGCGGGCAGACCTTCACGGAGGCCAAGGACCGGGAGCTGGGGCTGCTGGGCGTACGGGCGTACAACGACTGGATGGTGGACGAGTGGTGCGGTCCGCTCGCCCAGGGCCGGCTGATCCCGCTGCCCCTCGTCCCGCTGTGGGACGCCCAGTTGGCGGCCGCCGAGGTGAGGAGGAACGCGGCGCGGGGTGTGCGCGCGGTCGCATTCTCGGAGATACCGCCGCATCTCGGACTGCCGTCGATCCACACCGACGAGTGGGACCCGTTCCTGCAGGCGTGCGACGAGACGGGGACGGTGATCGCGATGCACATCGGGTCGTCGTCGAAGATGCCGTCGACGTCGGCCGATGCACCGCCCGCAGTGGGGTCGACGATCACCTTCGCCAACTGCTGCTTCTCGATGGTCGACTGGCTGATGAGCGGCAAGTTCGAGCGCTTCCCGAACCTCAAGATCATGTACGCGGAGGGTCAGATCGGCTGGATCCCGTACATCCTGGAGCGCGCGGACGTGGTCTGGGAGGAGAACCGCGGCTGGGGCGGGGTGGCCGACAAGGTGCACCGGCCGCCGTCGGAGCTCTTCACCGAGCACGTCTACGGCTGCTTCTTCGACGACGCCTTCGGGCTGAAGAACCTCGACGCGATCGGGGTGGGGAACGTGCTGTACGAGACGGACTATCCGCACTCCGACTCGACCTGGCCCAAGTCGAAGGAGGTCGGCGAGGCGCAGATGGGGCACCTGTCGGCGGACGTGGTCGACCGGATCGTACGGGGCAACGCGATCGAGCTGCTCGGGCTGACGGCGGACGGGCTCTGGGCAGGGCCCGGATCCGCCGTCTGA